ttctgttttggtttttgtcttcTGCAGATTTCACACGTGCTTGCATGGTTTGTGTTAGCTGTACtgtctgcctgctctgcctaTAGTTCCTACATCCTGCCCAAAGCCCagctttggttttttcccaCCCCAAGGGTATCTGGCAGAACTGCTCACTTTTCACCTTCTCCAGAAGCATCCCAGTGTTTTTTATGCACTGCTGGATCTCTGCCTGTTGCATACAGGTGCCATGGGTTGTCATTTATTGGCAATGGATATTGAAACtaggaaaaagcatttctgctctCCCAGAATCTTCTCCTTTGGTGTCCTAGGAAAACCTGAAACCACTGTCAGCTTCTTGTGATGTTCCAGGCCTGGTTGTTGCATTTGCAGATGGTAAAAGGATTTTCCAACCGGGCGAGGAAGGCGCGCCTGGCAGAGCCGGCGAACCGGGACCGGGAGGACCTGGCGCTGTTTGGCCACTGGCAGACAGAGGAGTATCAGCCTCCCATAGCAGTGGATGGAAAGGTacctgggaaggcagagggcTGGTGCTAAAGGAAGGGGTTTGtgtggagctctgggctttgtttttccagaagttGTCTGTTTCAGACGTGAGATCAGTCAGTAATATCTGGATTCAGGATTAAGAGTTCAGAGGTAATTGTTCACAGGAGGAAATAGTCAAAACTTTACTGAGGCCTTTTTTTCACAAGTACTCACTCAAAAGGCAGTGAGTGCAGACTGGTAAAGTCAACGTTTTGTTCATCTGATCTTCCTAGCCTATGTTTTGCCTTGTTCATTCTCTGCATTACAGTCTGAGTAGCAAAGCTTGGGCAGAAGACATAGCTATGAGATAACCATGCAGCTAAAATCTAGGCTTGTACCTTGTCATGTGAATATTAGTTGCATACTGGAGTGGAAAATAGCAGGTCAGGAGGGGAGAGTCCCTGAGTTGGAGCAGGTATTCTCACCTCTCTCCAGAAAGCAGGATTATCACCATCTCTCTTTAAATCTTGCCATAACAGGTTCCTCGGAATGAATATGGAAATGTCTATCTCTTCTTGCCATCCATGTTACCCGTGGGCTGTGTGCAACTGAAACTGCCAAACCTGAACAGAGTGGCACGGAAGTTGGACATTGACTGTGCTCAGGCCATCACTGGATTTGATTTTCATGGTGGCTACTCACACCCAGTGTATGTAAAAGCTGCTTTGTCGCACCTGTCAGATGTTGATGTCCTGCAGAATTTGTATATCTTGTGCTTCGGGGAGCGTGTGACCTGTTGTAGATCCTTTTAGACAGACAGTAGCTTTTGGGCTGGGTCAGCAGGCATTTGCTCcctttcttttgccttcttACAGCTGACAGAGAATTGTGTTCTCCTTCCTAGTACTGATGGCTATGTGGTGTGTGAGGAGTATAAAGAAGTCCTTGTTGCTGCCTGGGAGAATGAACAAGcagaaatggagaagaaagagaaggaggtgAGAATTACTTTTGAGCTTCCTTATTGTTATATTTACAAAGTAAATTTCATTGAAACTGGGCAGTCAAACAGAGTAGGCTGTGTAAGCAACAAGCAGGAGGCTTTTTTTGATGACAGTTTAAAAATCTTaaagctttccttttccatgtgcATAAATACATTGAAACTCACAGTagtgaatttttctcttttccataaCAATCCCCCACAGAAACGTGAGAAAAGAGCTCTAGGGAATTGGAAGCTGCTGACAAAAGGACTTCTCATCAGAGAGAGACTGAAGCAACGCTACTCCATCAAGGTATCCTGCATTTCTATTAgtcatttctttttctagagGTTATTTTAACTGTAGAATAAAATTTCCAACTGTAGTTGCTCAGAAGTCTTCAGCTAGTCAAAAAAGCTAGGCCAGAAGTTCAGTGTGGTCATGTTCATCAAAGAATTGTGACTGTTTAACAAGGAGtgaatgcttttaattttattactattttctgTGTTGTCATACCCCTTCCTGGATTTATTCCTCTAAGCCAAGCATGTAGCTAACAGATGGAGAGTGGGGCACTTTTAGTTAGATGTTttacttcttaattttttctgcaAGAAGATGAAAAGCCTGATCTTTTTAAAACAGGTTGGTTTTATTCTTGTCAAAAATGCTTGTATTGCAAGAATGTTTGGTGTTGAGAAATAGAAGCAATTTGGGTGGGAAGTCCAAACCAGAGCAACCAACTTCTGTAAGGCCTTCATTGTCACTGTGACCAAAGACAAGCCCTCTTAGGAAGGGGCAGTTACAAGTGATTCTTAGAGTGACTTTCTGATTTTCACACCTGTTTTTTCCAGAGTGAGCCATCAGCACCTGAGACAGAGAAAGGAGGGGGATTCTCTTCTGATGAAGAAGGAGCTCCAAGCTCAGAGAGCACAGTGGGGAACACAGCCATGTACTGGCCCCAGAATCGCCAGCTAGAGAAACAAGAAgagataaaaaccaaaaagagcAAGcgagaaaagagaggagaagcGGCTCAGTTGTTCCCTTTTGAGAAACTGTGATAAGCTTTTCTTTGGTGTTCTCAGATGCAGGAAacatagtaattttaaaagtatccTTTACCAGTTAGGGCCTTAGGCTCTTCTCTGCACTTGTGTGTCTGAGCAGGCAGGGACCAAACTAATTCAGTATCCAGTTTCCTTTGAGATCACAGGTATCACTTAGGTATCAGATAGTTCCTTTTGTCCTTGGGAGAAGGGCTGCACCTCCCACGATCACTTTGCATTGTTGGGGATTTGCTCTCTTTTGTATCACTCAGCACTAATAGTTGAGTTTCCTGAGGCACtctcttttcctatttttcttgttttcatttttccctgctTGCTCAGAACTAAAGCATCCAGCTGCTTTTTATCTGTCTGCAGAGAGGTGGCCAAAGGGATGCTGATGCCTGCTTTGATCCATCGCTTACCCAAATCAGTGGTGAGGTAGAGTTCTGGCCTTTCTGTCTCAAGGCAAAAACACTTCCTTTAAGgtctaaaaaaaaccccaaaatcagaatatggaaaaattagtattttctaAAGAATACTTGCATTTTGTGATAAAATTTAGGCTTTTAAGCCTGCCATCTTTATTTACTCTCAGAAACCTTGtgctgtggaagggagaagccCTGTCCTTACTACCAGCTTAGGATTCAATATGTCTTCTTAAGCAATTTTACATACATATTTGCTTCTGTTGCTTATCAAGATCCTGTTCTGGAGCAAAACACATAAAACTGGCTAAATCTTACTGATGGAACAAAATTCACTAGAACCATAGAATTCTTGTTATCCAGTACCgtagcataaaaaaaaatctgttgagAGAGGAATATTAAATCTACATAAGCTTTTGTTGCACTTTTGTAATAGAAATACTGATCTGTCTTTGGCAGTATGTATCTAAAGTCCACTGACAGTCTCTTAAAAAATGGAGGGGAAAACAATTTAGTCACTGCTGGGCATTGTCACAAAGTAGGAGATGTAAGAAAATGGCTTTCATGTAACTATGTTCAgaagaaaatctatttttgtaCTGTATTTGTAGATGCAaataaagtttgaaaaaaagACTTATGTTGTCTGGTTTTGGAATGCACAGGTAACCCGCAGTCTCCTTCAAATAGAAGGGGCTGTAGCAGTCAGGTTGAATCatcatatttttcaaatgatCTTAGAGAGGCAAGGAAGTGACTGACTTCCTTGGTCAGTAATGGGGAGTAAAcccatggcaggcaggcagcagtacacagacaggacagcaacttcccaaaacagaaatatttgcaggacaaacaaaaccaaacaatagGAAACTAGTTCCTGTAGATGCTACAAACTACCTGGACATTACATTATTCCTGGATATAAAAAATGCAATActtgaatttaataaaaaagccTACAGAGCAACCTtttgaaaatagtattttattaaatatacaAAAGCTCAGCACTTCTGTAGAAAATTGTCACTTCATTTCCAATAAGTAATGCTGGTTAGTGTTCTGCATGATGggcaaaacagcagcagttcaaAAACAGTTTCTCTCTGCTCATGCTCCAGCAATCAGGAGCACAATTCCTGATTGCTGGAGCATGAGCAGGttttgctgagcagcagcaaagctgtgcagcagcactgccacgTACCAGGGCATGCACAAGGCCAGCTCCTGTACCTGCCCTTTtactccctgctcctgctttcaccaggacagagctgtgaaaccaaaaaataccaaaagaGTAACAGTAACTAGGGCTAATAAAGTTATTACAAATTCTCAAAACATTTATGATTTCTAACTCAGATTTCTATTTCAGTATCATTTCTAGCAAATGTCAAATTCCTTTGGTACAGAGAATACTCCTCTGATGGTCATAAATAGATTTCATAatagaaaacattatttatgtACTGAACTGTATActtacaaaaaccccaaaacagtAGTGTAGGGAGCCCCATCTGGAAGCCAGACTCTAGCTTGGTGGAGAGACTTAAGGGTGTCTCCAACCTCAAGTACTGGTTACAACAGATAAATATGAGCCATCACAACACTACAAGGCATTCCTCAAACAAGATACAAAACTACCAATTTAGGCTACTAAAATATATGAAAACTAATCAGGCAAAAATGTTTCCATGACTTAATTTCACAGAGTATGTTTGTTGTCCTTACTAAGTGAAATTAAAGCAAGGAACACTatacacagcaaaaaaaaaactattttagaCTACACATTCAGTTATAAAAGTCAATGTTGTTTCAAGGCAGGTTTTTTATTTACACATGAATGACCTGTGAGGATCCCTTAAGTGCAATTTGAAGTGAAATTTTTGAAACTTCTGATATAGTCCAGGCTATCATTTTGGATGCTTAACCAAGAACAAGTTCAGACACTTAAAACCTGGGGGAAATCAATGTGTCCTGAGAAATCTGCCCAACCTCAGACCACTGCTAACCTGGCCACTCATTGCATCAATGACTGAAAATCCTCAGTCCAGAAAGCAGAGGGTTTACACGACTATTCTGTGGAATTCACCTAAGCTATGTTTTCCCTTTGAACACTTGCACTGCCAAACACATCAGCCAAAGAAGTGTTCCTGACTGTGCAaccagaaaaggcagcagagggagggtttgtcagaggcaggcaggcacaTGCATTTCCTAAGGACATGTAATCAGGGTCCACAGGATGCACCTGGCACTTTCTCCAAAACACACAAAGTGCCCAACCGAGCAAGGACTTGCCAGCTCTCAAATCAGGGGGAATTACTAAGCAGTAAGAGGTACAAATCTGCTTGTTCACTAACTTACCATCAATAACACAcctaaaatgcttttttccccaagctgGTGTCACTGACTTCCCACAAACAACATCCTATAGTCCTGTGGATAACATATGCCAATACTCCCACCcaagccccctccccagctttTGGTgcttgctgctgagctgtgattTGCTGTAAGCTTGCTGCAGGAACCGGGCAGAATTGCACTTGGGAAGGTTCTAACCAGGACCCAGCTCAAGACCCGACCACTTCCTTGtcactgctgcttcttgggCAGAACACGGGATCTGGCCACCAGGATGGGGACAGCGGAGAGCAGCATCAGGAGCAGGGCCCAGAGCGGGCGGTAGAAGAGCCAGCCCACGGAGATGGTCAGCAGGGACAGCGAGCTGGCCACACACACTGCAAACACCTTCAGGCCAACGCTAACCAGGTCCCTCACAACAGGAAACCAGTCCACTGCAGGGAGAATTAAACATGGCAGGAAGCAGTTGGCAAGATGACAGTTTAAAAAGAAGTCTGATTCATGCCTAGGATCTGCACCCTAGCAGCTGCAATCATAAGACAGACTCAAACTATTCATCAAGAGCACTGGATTAGGCATTTTAGCAGAGCATTATCAAGACACTTGATCATTAAGCAACAGCTAAACATATAAGGCAATGCTATCCTCATCTCTTCACATAGGAAGTAATCCAAAATGAAGTCTGGAGACCTGTCCAAGGCTTGAGAGGCAGAGGAGACAGACAACCCTGCAGCTTTAGAACAAGTCCAGGGCAACTGATCCAAGCTGCTAGCACAAGAATTCCTTTCTGGCAACAATAAATCTCGGAGCAGCATGAATATGgataaataaatcagaaaaaaaaaaaggttcatgGCTACAAAGTGAATGATATCTTTGATGTCTGGAGTTTATGCAAGTTTGAGGCATTGTCCTGTCTTTCTGTTTTTACTCCAGCATTTTctatattaaaagaataaacaaaaactttttttgctctttgtttaCAGTAGTGTGGAATAACCAGAcacaaaaacatatttcaatACAGCTGCTGATTAGGACCTGTTGGGGGAACCAGCTGTGTGTGGGTGCAGAAAGTATTTGTATTGCAGTACCTTGAGTTAGATTTGAAAGAACCAGCCCAACACATGCCtcagctttttattttgggAAGCTTTGGGCTGGGACCTTCTGAGACTggtaaaatatatttgtgtggggtttttttgatgttCACAAAGCAACCACTTGGTTTTGGGGTCCTGTTTACCTGCAGTTGCCTACAGTGACTTTTCAGATCAAATCAAATCTGAGTTAAAATCAGATCTCTCCTGGTCTCCAAATGACCTAACTCTCTAGAGGTTACAATCTTGTTCCTAGATAATTTTACCTGTCTGTGAAAAACTTACCTAATGTGTAAAAGATCCTGGTCATCAGGCTGATGCCTACAAACATTGAGAGCCAGCCAGCTGCACGGAGGGCCCAGGTCTTCATGGTGTtactctcctgctccttctgaaACACCTCCTGAAAGCAAACATCATCACATGCAGCCTGTTTCTTGTCCTTTTTCAAGATCCTCTTAATTCCAGTACATTATGAGCTAAGGAGAGCCAAGAGCATTTTAGGTGTACAATTTCTCTTGCAGAAAACACATTGCAGCTCATTTTGCAAGGTCTGTGCAGTATGGCAGTACACTGCAATAGACTCAACAGTGCAGCATGGGGGAAACTGGTACTTTTCATAATTAAAACAACCTAAAAAGCACCATTCAACACTACCCACAGGCAGAAACCACACAGGTTTTGCTGAAATTGGACACATTCTCCTTACTGTGGAAAATAAGACACTAATAAGTAACAGTCATAAAGAAGGAAGAGTCTGACTTCACTCTGAAGGAAGAGAGAATAGGTAATATCCACTGATGGCTGAGAGAAAGGTGTGTGAAAGAGAGCAAGCTGGATGCAGGGAAGAAATCTAAAAGGCATGTGTGCATTTCATCAGGCAAAGCAAAGCATCTCTTTGCAAGAATTCtgattaagatttttttcaaaatggatTGTGTGACCCTCTGGCTCAACAAAAATGTTCACGTGAGGATGGCTGGGACATCAGAAAGCACTAATGGTAAGAGGTGTGTAAGACTGATTATTTGCACTTACAAGTATTCAGtgtattatttatttgtaaCCAGTTCATtttcaatgaaataaaattctgtctAATGAAGATTTGGAGCAGAGGGTTGATTCTACTGCAACTCTTTCAAGTCAGAACAAAGCCTTTCTAACTGCTTTTGGGAGCACCTGTAAACTGACATCTGGTTTTCTTTGCAGCAGGGCATGAAACAATCATTAATGGAAACAAACCTACTAAAAGAAGTAAATGAATCACCAAATTGCTGGAGCATGCAGGATTTATTGAAGCATAATGCCCTGCCTGAAGGTTCTTTCTCAGCcagaataataataaacatttcGAACAAGCCTAAACTCCCGTTATTAGGAGCTGAAGAGAGAATAACTCCAATGGTTTATTTAATTAAACCCTGATTTTACTATTTTTACATGTAACCTGTTCAAAAGCATGTGCTTGCATGTCTAAGTGGGAAACAACCAAGgagcaaataaaaacaagaggGCACATAAACAatctaaagaaaacagaatgtgCAGAAACCTGGAAGCAAACACAGACTACAATCTGTTGTCcaagaaagagagagagcaaagaCAATGTTTGTATGAGTATCTCCTCCTTTAGGGCCAGTCTGAAGGAGAGTAAGAGcttcatctctgctgcttctgcacctCCACCTGAAGTTTTAACCCTCCACAGAAGAGCATGGTATCTCACCTCCACAGAGAGGTCCCCAGGGTACAGAATCTCCAGAACATCTCCAGTCTTGGTATGATATGGAACCAGCTGATCACCTCGCTGCCGAGCAATCACAGTCACCTTGGaagacagggaaaaatatttactgcttACTGAATTGGGATGAGagcttgcaaaataaaaaaacagctgaagtcTCACCCTATCAGCAGTGCCCAAATAGGGATCATCTCCACTCAGACCTGCATAGAAGAAAGAGACACGAAGGTCTCCCACCTACAAACAAGAGAAGATTGGAAGTCaagaaagattattttacaAAGGGGAATCACAGGAAAGACAACTCAGCACAAGAACATCCTTTATTTATCAACACTTTTTCTGAACATTTATGTCATATAAGAGGTAGCCAGAACGATTTCCAAGCTGTCCTTTTTTCAGGGCTAGCTGGCCACTGAAACATGAGAGCTCAAATGCTGTTTTGTAATATCCCCTCTGATtaagctgcaggagcacatgATATGCTTTGTTGCTTTGTTCATCATTCCATCTTTTAGCAAAACAAGGCAGGCAGCCAGGTGACAACAAACTGTTTGTACTCCTCCATACAGCAAGGCAGAGGTGGAACCCACCTTCCAGCACCATCCCTTTCCAGTTAAAAGCACAGCAGACTTGAGAAGACAGAGAATAAAGGAGCAGACTGAAAGCTTTCTGCAAGAGAAGCACTCATTCTCTAGGGCTGCACTAAGGGAGTCATCCTATGTGATGGTCTGCACTCCATTTTCTGTACATTTCAACAGAAATGAGACAGGCCCCAGTTTCTTTTCACATACAAGTAATCACTGCTTTAGTTTATCTTTTTCATCTTACTTCTGGACGCCTGGGGTTGTCGCTGTGATAGAAATAATCTTCTCTTCGGGTAACATCAGCATGGGGATCCTCCAGGTGTGACAAGCTCAACTGCTTGAAATCATCAATTTTATCCACGAGACCTAAGCACAATAAAGCATCAAGCTGAGGCCCAGTGTCTAACCTGGAATGGCCAATTTGCTGGCTGGCTTCCTGATTATCACTTGACATGACAGCTATTATGGAAAAAGCAAAGTCCACCGCTGATGCAACAGCAGACACAAAGCCAGTACAAAACAACCCTTACCCTTGGAAAGAACAAAGCTGCCAACCTGGACGTTAGGAGAAACAGCAGTGAAAGACTCCACAGCCATGGCACTGAGAAACACAGAGAGTGCCTGATTAGTCCCAGAATTATGATAAAACTCTTGATTTGCAGAAAAGGTACTATGGTAAACATCAGGAGAAACTCAAAGAGCTAAATTACTGTCATCATGTGAAAACAAATCCATCAAGAGACTGTCTAGACTGCATACTGCTGAAGCCATTAAAACAAGTTAAGGCATCACTCTTGGAGCTGCTCTAATTTCTTTATGCCTTCGTTCTCCCAACTACCAAAAGAACAGCATTTCCATCTACTGCACCCTGTTATGAAATAGGTCATTTAGCTTGATCAGATCCAGTGACAGAATTTAGAGGGACTGTGCCAGATGGTACCTCACCTTGGGTTTTTGTGTCCAATTTCTCGATCAAAGTTTCTGCTGTTCACAACTTCTGATTTCCACTCTGTATCTAAACAGAATGATAAGAAGGTTGAGTAAAGGACACTCAGATCTCAGTTACTGAAGACACCTCTCGATCATTTAGTTCTAGGTTACGCTTCTAGTAATACTGTCTACATCAATGTCTGTCATAGTCTGGACTGATACACAGATTCCTCCTCCTAGCATATTAATGGGGAATGGCAGGATTTAGGGTGAAAAAAGGTATTTCTGGGATAAAACTGTAACTCAAGTTTGCTCAGCTTTTTTGTTGGCATCTTCCATGATCAGGCTTTGATTCCTGGCTCCGTTCTTTGGGAATAAGCTGGCTTTGTGAGAACAAGTATCAGGGGGCAAAGAGAGAGGAGTCTGGAGTGAGCTCAGGAAACGTTGAGTCCAAATGTGTTTTGCCAATACCCAAGtcagtaattaaatatttattttaactgacAATAAACTTCCCCAAGGAGAGTCTCTTTTTCCCATAATGGCAATAGAAAG
The window above is part of the Serinus canaria isolate serCan28SL12 chromosome 12, serCan2020, whole genome shotgun sequence genome. Proteins encoded here:
- the TMEM43 gene encoding transmembrane protein 43 isoform X3, with the translated sequence MSRNQFSDPGSRKEHVKVTSEPKPGFLERLSETSGGMLIGLVTFLLAFYVLFTNEGRALRTAKSLDEGLSLVLPLDSIHSISQQNEGRLVHLAGALSTSKPLFDPSYGLSIQAVKLKRNVEMYQWVEYEDSNEYEEGGEIKKETKYSYNTEWKSEVVNSRNFDREIGHKNPSAMAVESFTAVSPNVQVGSFVLSKGLVDKIDDFKQLSLSHLEDPHADVTRREDYFYHSDNPRRPEVGDLRVSFFYAGLSGDDPYLGTADRVTVIARQRGDQLVPYHTKTGDVLEILYPGDLSVEEVFQKEQESNTMKTWALRAAGWLSMFVGISLMTRIFYTLDLKGSVFALRQKGQNSTSPLIWVSDGSKQASASLWPPLCRQIKSSWML
- the TMEM43 gene encoding transmembrane protein 43 isoform X2, which encodes MSRNFSDPGSRKEHVKVTSEPKPGFLERLSETSGGMLIGLVTFLLAFYVLFTNEGRALRTAKSLDEGLSLVLPLDSIHSISQQNEGRLVHLAGALSTSKPLFDPSYGLSIQAVKLKRNVEMYQWVEYEDSNEYEEGGEIKKETKYSYNTEWKSEVVNSRNFDREIGHKNPSAMAVESFTAVSPNVQVGSFVLSKGLVDKIDDFKQLSLSHLEDPHADVTRREDYFYHSDNPRRPEVGDLRVSFFYAGLSGDDPYLGTADRVTVIARQRGDQLVPYHTKTGDVLEILYPGDLSVEEVFQKEQESNTMKTWALRAAGWLSMFVGISLMTRIFYTLVDWFPVVRDLVSVGLKVFAVCVASSLSLLTISVGWLFYRPLWALLLMLLSAVPILVARSRVLPKKQQ
- the TMEM43 gene encoding transmembrane protein 43 isoform X1, whose translation is MSRNQFSDPGSRKEHVKVTSEPKPGFLERLSETSGGMLIGLVTFLLAFYVLFTNEGRALRTAKSLDEGLSLVLPLDSIHSISQQNEGRLVHLAGALSTSKPLFDPSYGLSIQAVKLKRNVEMYQWVEYEDSNEYEEGGEIKKETKYSYNTEWKSEVVNSRNFDREIGHKNPSAMAVESFTAVSPNVQVGSFVLSKGLVDKIDDFKQLSLSHLEDPHADVTRREDYFYHSDNPRRPEVGDLRVSFFYAGLSGDDPYLGTADRVTVIARQRGDQLVPYHTKTGDVLEILYPGDLSVEEVFQKEQESNTMKTWALRAAGWLSMFVGISLMTRIFYTLVDWFPVVRDLVSVGLKVFAVCVASSLSLLTISVGWLFYRPLWALLLMLLSAVPILVARSRVLPKKQQ